One window of Brachybacterium ginsengisoli genomic DNA carries:
- a CDS encoding polysaccharide pyruvyl transferase family protein has product MFGSRRRRAAAAAENDVPEVELPRPGPLHAPLYLVSMATYPNYGDELIARRWLEHLARNRPEDEVWLDCRRPGTASALFGGIHPRLRVTDAVFRTVEDSLHGSRRSVEDIVTTLGTPLYDAPLLALREAGSLHLLGGGFVNAVWPQNDLLVTALRAAARISGAPLIATGQGLAPVGAETFAGFDHVSVRDAPSAEHLGIARGVDDAYLVQDVPVPDRSAPTELVLCVQSDVIDENAFERLLGHVRRTVEASGIPRDRVRYVEALPGGDHAGFARLQDLVAEDGFLPFTTFWRGEFAPAAHQIWITTRFHHHLVASLHGARGIALSARPGYYDVKHGSLVEGGSRWEIQDGTGPVLDLATLEEPDSAADLVRAKRAEAELLYGRS; this is encoded by the coding sequence ATGTTCGGATCCCGACGCCGCCGCGCGGCCGCCGCGGCCGAGAACGACGTCCCGGAGGTGGAGCTGCCCCGTCCGGGCCCTCTGCACGCGCCGCTCTATCTGGTCTCGATGGCCACCTACCCGAACTACGGGGACGAGCTGATCGCCCGGCGCTGGCTCGAGCATCTGGCCAGGAACCGTCCCGAGGACGAGGTCTGGCTGGACTGCCGCCGCCCGGGGACCGCGAGCGCCCTGTTCGGCGGGATCCACCCGCGTCTCCGCGTGACCGACGCGGTGTTCCGCACCGTCGAGGACTCCCTGCACGGTTCCCGGCGCAGCGTCGAGGACATCGTGACCACCCTGGGCACACCGCTGTACGACGCCCCGCTGCTGGCCCTGCGGGAGGCGGGGAGCCTGCATCTGCTGGGCGGCGGCTTCGTCAACGCGGTGTGGCCGCAGAACGATCTGCTGGTCACCGCCCTGCGTGCCGCGGCCCGGATCAGCGGTGCCCCGCTGATCGCGACGGGCCAGGGCCTGGCTCCCGTCGGCGCGGAGACCTTCGCAGGATTCGACCACGTCAGCGTGCGCGACGCCCCGAGCGCCGAGCACCTCGGCATCGCGCGGGGCGTCGACGACGCCTATCTGGTCCAGGACGTGCCGGTGCCGGATCGCTCCGCCCCGACGGAGCTGGTGCTGTGCGTGCAGTCCGACGTGATCGACGAGAACGCCTTCGAGCGCCTGCTGGGCCACGTGCGACGCACCGTCGAGGCCTCCGGCATCCCCCGCGACCGGGTCCGGTATGTGGAGGCGCTGCCCGGCGGGGACCACGCGGGCTTTGCCCGGCTGCAGGATCTCGTCGCGGAGGACGGCTTCCTCCCCTTCACCACGTTCTGGCGCGGGGAGTTCGCACCCGCGGCCCATCAGATCTGGATCACCACGCGTTTCCATCACCACCTCGTGGCCTCGCTCCACGGGGCGCGGGGGATCGCGCTGAGCGCCCGTCCGGGCTACTACGACGTCAAGCACGGCTCCCTGGTCGAGGGCGGCAGCCGATGGGAGATCCAGGACGGCACCGGGCCGGTCCTGGATCTCGCGACCCTGGAGGAGCCGGACTCCGCCGCCGACCTGGTCCGGGCCAAGCGCGCCGAGGCGGAGCTGCTGTACGGCAGGAGCTGA
- the rbsK gene encoding ribokinase → MSIAVIGSNMVDLISYIHRMPSEGETVEAPGFAMGCGGKGANQAIAAARLGAEIVMVTRVGNDVFAESTLKNFEDHGISTKHVLRTEATSGVAPIFVDPESHNAIIIVKGANALLTPEDVEWAREDIARCSLIVLQLEIPLETVYAAVALGEELGIPVLLNPAPASPELDLTRISGVEFLVPNESELELLTGMPVASLEDITKATDVLVAAGIANVIVTLGARGALWAHAGGQQLVDAPTVEALDTTGAGDAFIGCFSTTWVGSDDVLAAVRAGTAYAADSVTRQGTQTSYAWAEESQPA, encoded by the coding sequence ATGTCGATCGCCGTCATCGGGTCCAACATGGTGGACCTGATCTCCTACATCCACCGCATGCCCTCCGAGGGCGAGACCGTGGAGGCCCCCGGATTCGCCATGGGATGCGGGGGGAAGGGCGCCAACCAGGCGATCGCGGCTGCCCGCCTCGGCGCTGAGATCGTCATGGTCACGCGCGTCGGGAACGACGTCTTCGCCGAGTCGACGCTGAAGAACTTCGAGGACCACGGCATCAGCACGAAGCATGTGCTGCGCACCGAGGCCACCTCGGGGGTCGCCCCGATCTTCGTCGATCCGGAGTCCCACAACGCGATCATCATCGTCAAGGGCGCCAACGCGCTGCTGACCCCGGAGGACGTCGAGTGGGCCCGCGAGGACATCGCCCGATGCAGCCTCATCGTCCTGCAGCTCGAGATCCCTCTGGAGACCGTCTACGCGGCGGTCGCCCTCGGGGAGGAGCTCGGCATCCCCGTGCTGCTCAACCCCGCTCCCGCCTCCCCCGAGCTCGACCTCACCCGGATCTCCGGGGTGGAGTTCCTGGTGCCCAATGAATCCGAGCTCGAGCTCCTCACCGGCATGCCCGTCGCGAGCCTCGAGGACATCACCAAGGCGACGGACGTGCTGGTCGCCGCCGGCATCGCCAACGTCATCGTCACGCTCGGAGCCCGCGGAGCGCTCTGGGCCCATGCGGGCGGTCAGCAGCTCGTGGACGCTCCCACCGTGGAGGCCCTCGACACCACCGGCGCAGGGGATGCCTTCATCGGATGCTTCAGCACCACCTGGGTGGGCTCCGACGACGTGCTCGCGGCCGTGCGGGCCGGCACCGCCTACGCCGCCGACTCGGTCACCCGGCAGGGCACGCAGACCTCCTACGCCTGGGCCGAGGAGTCGCAGCCGGCCTGA
- a CDS encoding aldose 1-epimerase family protein, with protein sequence MAFTLELRREDFGEAERTVCTGGEWTVTARRYRTGVESLTLRNSRGHLEVLPFLGQIIWDAVFDGESLRMSSMFEEPRKVSQIVETYGCFAFHSGLLAAGCPSPEDTHPLHGEFACADMDSAELVLDEDSLTIRSTREHVMGFGDHYRAVPAVTMRAGSALFDIDLEVTNLSSYAPMPLQYMCHLNYRFLPGATMTQEIPEGGFRLRESIPAHVTPTPHWERLNERLRSGDIDADSLVDAEDFDPEIVFFADDLPTGDGPLTFRMRSSEDFEFLTRFDPALLPTATRWILSNPDQQVAAFVLPATSRPEGRLAAQRSGTLIDLPAGHSAKYSVTTGLVASHEKENS encoded by the coding sequence ATGGCGTTCACCCTCGAGCTCCGACGCGAGGACTTCGGCGAGGCGGAGCGCACGGTGTGCACCGGCGGCGAGTGGACCGTCACCGCGCGCCGGTACCGCACCGGCGTCGAGTCCCTGACCCTCCGGAACTCCCGCGGCCATCTGGAGGTGCTGCCCTTCCTCGGCCAGATCATCTGGGACGCCGTCTTCGACGGGGAGTCGCTGCGGATGAGCAGCATGTTCGAGGAGCCGCGGAAGGTCTCGCAGATCGTGGAGACCTACGGGTGCTTCGCGTTCCACTCCGGCCTGCTCGCCGCCGGCTGCCCCTCCCCTGAGGACACCCATCCGCTGCACGGGGAGTTCGCCTGCGCCGACATGGACTCCGCCGAGCTCGTCCTCGACGAGGACTCCCTCACGATCCGCTCGACGCGGGAGCACGTCATGGGCTTCGGCGACCACTACCGCGCCGTGCCCGCGGTGACGATGCGGGCCGGATCGGCGCTGTTCGACATCGACCTCGAGGTCACCAACCTCTCCTCCTACGCGCCGATGCCCCTGCAGTACATGTGCCATCTGAACTACCGGTTCCTCCCGGGCGCGACGATGACCCAGGAGATCCCCGAGGGCGGCTTCCGCCTGCGGGAGAGCATCCCGGCGCACGTGACCCCGACCCCGCACTGGGAACGGCTGAACGAGCGCCTGCGCAGCGGCGACATCGACGCCGACAGCCTGGTCGACGCAGAGGACTTCGATCCGGAGATCGTCTTCTTCGCCGACGACCTCCCCACCGGGGACGGGCCCCTCACCTTCCGGATGAGGAGCTCGGAGGACTTCGAGTTCCTCACCCGGTTCGACCCCGCGCTGCTCCCCACCGCCACCCGCTGGATACTGTCGAACCCCGACCAGCAGGTCGCGGCGTTCGTGCTCCCCGCCACGTCGCGCCCCGAGGGCCGGCTCGCCGCGCAGCGCAGCGGCACCCTGATCGACCTCCCGGCCGGTCACAGCGCGAAGTACTCGGTGACCACCGGACTGGTCGCCTCCCACGAGAAAGAGAACTCCTGA
- the fucP gene encoding L-fucose:H+ symporter permease, whose product MASTSTDPRPAPQEEGVANTSWGLIKDRSRQLRDGYLDRTPRFQFILLSICFPMWGMAASMNDILIAQFKAVFTLSDFASAFVQSAFYGGYFLLAIPASRVIRRTSYKTGLLIGLSVYVLGCVLFFPASQVATYAVFLGSLFSIAIGLSFLETSANTYSSMIGERSTATLRLNVSQTFTAVGFLGGAVMGKFLVFTDGDALHARIAAAPTEAARMAITSEALGRTLGPYKLILVMLLVLIVLIAITQYPHSKPLREDATEAKASIGETLSHLLRNRLFCAGILTQFLYVGMQTALWSFTIRLAMDMDPSVNERTAANYLIAAFIAFFIGKFVANILMTRMNADLVLVGYASLGLLAILYVAFVPSFTAVYAAIVASALLGPCWATIFARNLDVIEDKRFTETGGAIIVMSIIGGAVVPAIQGLVSDLLGSMQLSFLVNLLCFGAVLVFFGHLYRRGVAQDDAAPAEVR is encoded by the coding sequence GTGGCAAGCACCAGCACCGATCCCCGTCCCGCACCGCAGGAGGAGGGCGTCGCCAACACCTCCTGGGGCCTCATCAAGGACCGCTCCCGTCAGCTCCGCGACGGCTATCTGGACCGCACACCGCGGTTCCAGTTCATCCTGCTGTCGATCTGCTTCCCCATGTGGGGCATGGCGGCGAGCATGAACGACATCCTCATCGCGCAGTTCAAGGCCGTCTTCACCCTGTCGGACTTCGCCTCCGCCTTCGTGCAGTCCGCGTTCTACGGCGGATACTTCCTCCTCGCGATCCCCGCCAGCCGGGTCATCCGCCGCACCAGCTACAAGACCGGCCTCCTCATCGGGCTGAGCGTGTACGTGCTGGGCTGCGTGCTGTTCTTCCCCGCCTCGCAGGTCGCCACGTACGCGGTGTTCCTCGGCTCGCTGTTCTCGATCGCGATCGGCCTCTCCTTCCTGGAGACCTCCGCGAACACGTACTCGTCGATGATCGGCGAGCGCTCGACGGCGACCCTGCGCCTGAACGTCTCGCAGACCTTCACCGCCGTCGGCTTCCTCGGCGGCGCGGTGATGGGCAAGTTCCTGGTCTTCACCGACGGCGATGCGCTGCACGCCCGGATCGCCGCCGCCCCCACGGAGGCGGCACGGATGGCGATCACCTCCGAGGCCCTCGGGCGGACCCTCGGCCCGTACAAGCTCATCCTGGTGATGCTCCTGGTGCTGATCGTGCTCATCGCGATCACCCAGTACCCGCACTCCAAGCCGCTGCGCGAGGACGCGACCGAGGCCAAGGCCTCCATCGGCGAGACCCTCTCGCATCTCCTGCGCAACCGCCTGTTCTGCGCCGGGATCCTCACGCAGTTCCTCTACGTGGGCATGCAGACCGCCCTGTGGTCCTTCACCATCCGCCTCGCGATGGACATGGATCCGAGCGTCAACGAGCGCACGGCGGCGAACTACCTGATCGCAGCGTTCATCGCCTTCTTCATCGGCAAGTTCGTCGCCAACATCCTCATGACGCGGATGAATGCGGACCTGGTGCTGGTGGGCTACGCGAGCCTGGGCCTGCTCGCCATCCTCTACGTCGCCTTCGTCCCGAGCTTCACCGCGGTGTACGCGGCGATCGTGGCCTCGGCGCTGCTGGGTCCGTGCTGGGCGACCATCTTCGCGCGGAACCTCGACGTGATCGAGGACAAGCGGTTCACCGAGACCGGCGGGGCGATCATCGTCATGTCGATCATCGGCGGCGCCGTGGTCCCCGCGATCCAGGGCCTCGTCTCGGACCTGCTGGGCTCGATGCAGCTGAGCTTCCTGGTGAACCTGCTCTGCTTCGGCGCCGTGCTCGTGTTCTTCGGCCACCTGTACCGCCGCGGCGTCGCACAGGATGACGCCGCCCCCGCGGAGGTGCGCTGA
- the deoC gene encoding deoxyribose-phosphate aldolase — translation MNDASLIDHTLLAPDATADQVAALCREAIDDGFLTVCVSPTRVAQAAEQLAGQPPLVCTVVGFPSGAHLSAVKAAETAAAVADGADEIDMVLSLGAVRDGDWEAVRADIAAVVEAAGDALVKVILETALLSEDEITRACEASEQAGAGFVKTSTGFAAGGATVEAVAAMRAAVGDRLGVKASGGIRTAEAFQAMVTAGANRIGASAGATLLGR, via the coding sequence GTGAACGACGCATCATTGATCGACCACACGCTGCTGGCCCCCGATGCCACGGCGGACCAGGTCGCCGCACTGTGCCGAGAGGCCATCGACGACGGGTTCCTCACCGTGTGCGTGAGCCCCACCCGAGTCGCCCAGGCGGCCGAGCAGCTCGCCGGACAGCCCCCGCTGGTGTGCACCGTGGTCGGCTTCCCCTCCGGGGCCCACCTCAGCGCCGTGAAGGCGGCGGAGACCGCGGCCGCCGTCGCCGACGGCGCCGACGAGATCGACATGGTCCTCTCGCTCGGAGCGGTCAGGGACGGCGACTGGGAGGCTGTCCGCGCCGACATCGCGGCGGTCGTCGAGGCCGCCGGGGACGCCCTGGTCAAGGTCATCCTCGAGACGGCGCTCCTCAGCGAGGACGAGATCACCCGCGCCTGCGAGGCCTCCGAGCAGGCCGGTGCCGGCTTCGTGAAGACCTCGACCGGCTTCGCCGCCGGCGGGGCGACCGTCGAGGCGGTCGCCGCGATGCGCGCCGCCGTCGGCGACCGACTGGGGGTGAAGGCCTCGGGCGGGATCCGCACCGCCGAGGCGTTCCAGGCCATGGTCACCGCCGGAGCGAACCGGATCGGGGCCTCCGCCGGCGCGACCCTGCTGGGACGGTGA
- a CDS encoding sugar-binding transcriptional regulator has product MRQGPGELTPRQRLALDAAKLYYLGGMSQQAVAEALHLSRPHVSKLLASAREQRFVRTVVADPRESDQTLLTTLRDRYELTDLRLVVPVGRGPMDRRRALGTGAAEMLDSHATSDRDVVGFWWEGAGQVVLEAMVRMRLRPHALVQLDGAGPDGAPDAALSAFAARTDLPLHTLQEPILHRTVAARLEAETSPQTRRILTLQADCDIAVFDAGLPSASALSESPLVSEEERGLVAEQAVGRICGRFIDAEGRVVAPSLSQRVSGPTLSDLRRIKRTVLVACGTELIPVIRAALGNRYANHLVTDVETAEALAAYA; this is encoded by the coding sequence GTGCGGCAGGGGCCCGGTGAGCTGACCCCACGGCAGCGCCTCGCGCTGGATGCGGCGAAGCTCTACTACCTCGGCGGCATGTCCCAGCAGGCCGTCGCCGAGGCGCTGCACCTGTCGCGCCCGCACGTCTCGAAGCTGCTCGCCAGCGCCCGGGAGCAGCGCTTCGTCCGCACCGTCGTCGCCGATCCGCGGGAGTCGGACCAGACGCTCCTGACCACGCTCCGGGACCGCTACGAGCTGACCGACCTCCGCCTCGTGGTGCCCGTGGGCCGCGGCCCCATGGACCGACGGCGGGCGCTCGGGACCGGGGCCGCGGAGATGCTCGACAGCCACGCCACCTCCGATCGCGACGTGGTGGGCTTCTGGTGGGAGGGCGCCGGCCAGGTGGTGCTCGAGGCGATGGTCCGGATGCGCCTGCGACCCCACGCCCTGGTGCAGCTCGACGGGGCGGGACCGGACGGCGCTCCGGATGCGGCGCTCAGCGCCTTCGCCGCCCGCACGGATCTGCCGCTGCACACCCTGCAGGAGCCGATCCTGCACCGGACGGTGGCGGCCCGCCTCGAGGCGGAGACCTCCCCGCAGACCCGACGGATCCTCACGCTGCAGGCGGACTGCGACATCGCGGTGTTCGACGCCGGGCTGCCGAGCGCCTCGGCGCTCAGCGAATCTCCGCTGGTGAGCGAGGAGGAGCGCGGACTGGTCGCCGAGCAGGCCGTGGGCAGGATCTGCGGACGGTTCATCGACGCCGAGGGGCGGGTGGTCGCGCCGTCGCTCAGCCAGCGGGTGAGCGGACCGACCCTCTCGGATCTGCGCCGGATCAAGCGCACGGTGCTCGTGGCCTGCGGGACCGAGCTGATCCCCGTGATCCGCGCAGCTCTGGGGAACCGCTATGCGAACCATCTGGTGACCGATGTGGAGACCGCCGAGGCACTCGCCGCCTACGCCTGA
- the purL gene encoding phosphoribosylformylglycinamidine synthase subunit PurL encodes MTAENAPAPSQAPAAEVDTVDHAAATPDQAQPFAELGLKADEYENIRQLLGRRPTNAELAMYSVMWSEHCSYKSSKKHLRTFGKHTTEKMREKLLVGMGEDAGVVDIGDGWAVTFKVESHNHPSYVEPYQGAATGVGGIVRDIISMGARPVAVMDQLRFGAIDHPDTQRVVHGVVSGVGGYGNSLGLPNIGGETVFDAAYQTNPLVNALAMGVMRHEDIRHGAATGAGNKVVLFGARTGGDGIGGASILASETFEEDGPVKRPSVQVGDPFMEKVLIECCLELYAAGTVAGIQDLGAAGISCATSELAANGGSGMHIHLEEVLLRDPTLNAGEILMSESQERMMAVVSPDKLAEFQAIAAKWDVEAAVIGEVTGDGRLTIDHHGHRIVDVDPATVAIDSPVYDRPYARPDWQDALQADTAEALSRPGTAEELAATLRTLIASPNLASKGWITDQYDRYVGGNTALAMPDDAGVLRVDEETGRGVALATDSNGRYTKLDPRTGAQLALAEAYRNVATSGAVPLAITDCLNFGSPEDPGPMWQLVEAIGGLAEACETLGVPVTGGNVSLYNSTGEPGKIDSAIHPTPVVGVLGVFEDVARRTPSGWQDEDLSVLLLGTTREELSGSAWADVVHQHLGGLPPQVDLEAERSLAAVLIASSDEGLAASAHDLSEGGLAQALVESVTRFGTGAQVDLASLLERDGVDLASALFSESQARALVAVPAGHEERLTALADEHGVPVLRLGATTGSALAIEGVGSFAASELRELREGTLPRYFG; translated from the coding sequence ATGACCGCTGAGAACGCCCCCGCCCCCTCGCAGGCACCGGCCGCGGAGGTCGACACGGTCGATCACGCCGCCGCGACCCCCGACCAGGCCCAGCCCTTCGCGGAGCTCGGCCTGAAGGCGGACGAGTACGAGAACATTCGCCAGCTGCTGGGGCGCCGCCCCACCAACGCGGAGCTCGCCATGTACTCGGTGATGTGGTCGGAGCACTGCTCCTACAAGTCCTCCAAGAAGCACCTGCGCACCTTCGGAAAGCACACCACCGAGAAGATGCGCGAGAAGCTCCTGGTGGGCATGGGCGAGGACGCCGGCGTGGTCGACATCGGCGACGGCTGGGCGGTCACCTTCAAGGTCGAGTCCCACAACCACCCCTCCTACGTGGAGCCCTACCAGGGTGCCGCGACCGGCGTGGGCGGCATCGTCCGCGACATCATCTCCATGGGCGCGCGCCCCGTCGCCGTCATGGACCAGCTCCGCTTCGGCGCGATCGACCACCCCGACACCCAGCGCGTGGTCCACGGCGTGGTCTCCGGCGTGGGCGGCTACGGGAACTCCCTCGGCCTGCCGAACATCGGCGGCGAGACCGTCTTCGACGCCGCCTACCAGACCAACCCGCTCGTCAACGCTCTCGCCATGGGCGTGATGCGCCATGAGGACATCCGCCACGGCGCCGCGACCGGCGCCGGCAACAAGGTGGTCCTCTTCGGCGCCCGCACGGGCGGCGACGGCATCGGCGGCGCCTCCATCCTCGCCTCGGAGACCTTCGAGGAGGACGGCCCGGTCAAGCGCCCGAGCGTCCAGGTGGGCGACCCCTTCATGGAGAAGGTCCTCATCGAGTGCTGCCTCGAGCTGTATGCGGCCGGCACCGTCGCAGGCATCCAGGACCTGGGCGCCGCGGGCATCTCCTGCGCGACCAGCGAGCTCGCCGCCAACGGCGGCTCCGGCATGCACATCCACCTCGAGGAGGTGCTGCTGCGCGACCCCACCCTGAACGCCGGCGAGATCCTCATGAGCGAGTCGCAGGAGCGCATGATGGCCGTGGTGAGCCCGGACAAGCTCGCCGAGTTCCAGGCGATCGCCGCGAAGTGGGACGTCGAGGCCGCGGTCATCGGCGAGGTCACCGGCGACGGCCGCCTCACCATCGACCACCACGGCCACCGCATCGTGGACGTCGACCCCGCCACCGTCGCGATCGACAGCCCGGTCTACGACCGCCCCTACGCGCGCCCCGACTGGCAGGACGCCCTCCAGGCGGACACCGCCGAGGCCCTCTCCCGCCCCGGCACCGCCGAGGAGCTCGCGGCGACGCTGCGCACGCTGATCGCCTCCCCGAACCTCGCCTCGAAGGGCTGGATCACCGACCAGTACGACCGCTACGTCGGCGGCAACACCGCGCTCGCCATGCCCGACGACGCCGGCGTGCTGCGGGTCGACGAGGAGACCGGACGCGGCGTCGCGCTCGCCACGGACTCCAACGGCCGGTACACCAAGCTCGACCCCCGCACCGGCGCCCAGCTCGCGCTGGCGGAGGCATACCGGAACGTCGCCACCTCCGGCGCCGTGCCGCTCGCGATCACGGACTGCCTGAACTTCGGCTCCCCGGAGGATCCGGGCCCGATGTGGCAGCTGGTCGAGGCGATCGGCGGCCTCGCCGAGGCCTGCGAGACCCTGGGCGTGCCCGTCACCGGCGGCAACGTCTCCCTGTACAACTCCACCGGCGAGCCCGGGAAGATCGATTCCGCGATCCACCCGACCCCCGTGGTCGGCGTGCTCGGCGTGTTCGAGGACGTCGCCCGTCGCACGCCCTCCGGCTGGCAGGACGAGGACCTCTCGGTGCTGCTGCTGGGCACCACCCGCGAGGAGCTCTCCGGCTCCGCCTGGGCCGACGTGGTCCACCAGCACCTCGGCGGGCTGCCGCCGCAGGTCGACCTCGAGGCCGAGCGCTCGCTCGCCGCGGTGCTCATCGCCTCCTCCGACGAGGGCCTCGCCGCCTCGGCGCACGACCTCTCCGAGGGCGGCCTCGCCCAGGCGCTGGTCGAGTCCGTGACCCGCTTCGGCACCGGTGCGCAGGTCGATCTCGCCAGCCTGCTCGAGCGCGACGGCGTGGACCTCGCCTCCGCCCTGTTCTCCGAGTCCCAGGCCCGGGCGCTGGTCGCCGTCCCCGCCGGGCACGAGGAGCGCCTCACGGCCCTGGCCGACGAGCACGGGGTGCCGGTGCTGCGCCTCGGCGCCACGACGGGGAGCGCCCTGGCGATCGAGGGCGTCGGCAGCTTCGCGGCGTCCGAGCTGCGGGAGCTGCGCGAGGGCACCCTGCCCCGCTACTTCGGCTGA
- a CDS encoding acyl-CoA dehydrogenase family protein: MTTDSRTTPTSAPSPAPVLADPTGPIPVLPGGSDHLDVELVSEALLGRWADARLAARERATRPELHRPMDATVAEHRERVFEQLKVLVEDDVSRPMLPEHLGGPNDNGANVAGFEELVVADPSLQIKAGVQWGLYTSAIIQLGSEEQQRAWVPAAMSLETPGAFAMTEIGHGSDVQSLATTATFDPDGGEDGEWVINTPFRAAWKDFLGNAAIHARAATLFARLITRGVDHGVHCFYVPVRDAEGNLLPGVSSEDDGEKGGLNGIDNGRLAFDHVRVPRTNLLNRYGDVAPDGTYSSPIESPGRRFFTMLGTLVQGRVSLDGSAIRASELALHIAITYATQRRQFSAADPTRETVLMDYQAHLQRLLPKLAATYAGAFAHEQLLQAFDDVFSGREDDPESREDLETLAATLKPTSTRLALDTIQECREACGGAGFMAENQLVGLHQDLDVYATFEGDNTVLLQLVAKRLLSDYTDELRTVDRAGIGRFIAQRAEVLAKRHTPWARLGQSVADRGNSRRAFDSMRQSDFQEEMLADRARVKVEEVALALRGAARMSPADAASEVNKHQVEMLDAARAHADLVRWRAFTAGIEALEGPGAEGSRAVLTDVRDLFGLTAINDDLAWFLLGGMISTQRGRQIESDLRRLLWRLRPHVLDLVAAFDVRPGHVRAPIALGGEQERQDEAAAYFRAQRASSDSPVSEKTLRDQEKRARRAEARRDGKRDTRR; this comes from the coding sequence ATGACCACCGATTCCCGCACCACGCCCACCTCAGCGCCCTCTCCCGCACCGGTCCTCGCCGACCCCACCGGACCCATCCCGGTGCTTCCCGGCGGGTCCGACCACCTCGACGTCGAGCTGGTCTCCGAGGCCCTGCTGGGCCGATGGGCCGACGCCCGGCTCGCCGCCCGTGAGCGCGCCACCCGCCCCGAGCTGCATCGCCCGATGGACGCCACCGTCGCCGAACATCGCGAGCGCGTCTTCGAGCAGCTCAAGGTCCTGGTCGAGGACGACGTCTCCCGACCGATGCTGCCCGAGCACCTGGGCGGCCCCAACGACAACGGGGCCAACGTCGCCGGCTTCGAGGAGCTGGTCGTCGCCGACCCCTCGCTGCAGATCAAAGCCGGTGTGCAGTGGGGGCTCTACACCTCCGCGATCATCCAGCTCGGCAGCGAGGAGCAGCAGCGGGCCTGGGTGCCCGCCGCCATGAGCCTGGAGACGCCCGGCGCCTTCGCCATGACGGAGATCGGCCACGGCTCCGACGTGCAGTCCCTCGCCACCACCGCCACCTTCGACCCCGACGGCGGGGAGGACGGCGAATGGGTGATCAACACGCCCTTCCGCGCCGCCTGGAAGGACTTCCTGGGCAACGCGGCGATCCACGCGCGGGCGGCGACGCTGTTCGCCCGACTGATCACCCGGGGCGTCGACCACGGCGTGCACTGCTTCTACGTGCCCGTCCGCGACGCCGAGGGGAACCTGCTCCCGGGCGTCTCGAGCGAGGACGACGGCGAGAAGGGCGGCCTGAACGGCATCGACAACGGCCGTCTCGCCTTCGACCACGTGCGCGTCCCGCGCACCAACCTGCTCAACCGCTACGGCGATGTGGCACCCGACGGCACCTACTCCTCGCCCATCGAGTCCCCGGGACGACGCTTCTTCACCATGCTCGGCACGCTCGTGCAGGGCCGGGTCTCCCTGGACGGCTCGGCGATCCGCGCCAGTGAGCTGGCGCTGCACATCGCAATCACCTATGCCACCCAGCGCCGCCAGTTCAGCGCCGCGGACCCCACCCGGGAGACGGTGCTGATGGACTACCAGGCGCATCTGCAGCGCCTGCTGCCGAAGCTCGCAGCCACCTATGCGGGCGCCTTCGCCCACGAGCAGCTGCTGCAGGCGTTCGACGACGTCTTCTCCGGCCGGGAGGACGATCCCGAATCGCGGGAGGACCTCGAGACGCTCGCCGCGACCCTCAAGCCGACCTCGACCCGCCTCGCGCTGGACACCATCCAGGAGTGCCGCGAGGCCTGCGGGGGCGCGGGCTTCATGGCCGAGAACCAGCTGGTGGGTCTGCACCAGGATCTCGACGTGTACGCGACCTTCGAGGGCGACAACACCGTCCTGCTGCAGCTGGTCGCCAAGCGGCTGCTCTCCGACTACACCGATGAGCTGCGCACCGTGGACCGGGCCGGGATCGGCCGCTTCATCGCCCAGCGCGCCGAGGTGCTCGCCAAGCGCCACACCCCGTGGGCCCGTCTCGGCCAGAGCGTCGCCGACCGCGGCAACTCCCGTCGGGCCTTCGACTCGATGCGCCAGTCCGATTTCCAGGAGGAGATGCTCGCCGACCGCGCCCGCGTCAAGGTCGAGGAGGTCGCGCTCGCCCTGCGCGGCGCCGCACGGATGAGCCCGGCCGACGCCGCCTCCGAGGTCAACAAGCACCAGGTGGAGATGCTGGACGCCGCGCGCGCCCACGCCGACCTGGTCCGCTGGCGCGCCTTCACGGCCGGCATCGAGGCGCTCGAGGGTCCCGGCGCCGAGGGTTCCCGTGCCGTGCTCACCGACGTGCGCGACCTCTTCGGACTCACCGCGATCAACGACGACCTGGCCTGGTTCCTGCTCGGCGGCATGATCTCCACGCAGCGCGGCCGCCAGATCGAGAGCGACCTGCGCCGGCTGCTGTGGCGCCTGCGCCCCCATGTCCTCGACCTGGTCGCAGCGTTCGATGTGCGGCCCGGTCACGTGCGCGCCCCGATCGCGCTCGGCGGCGAGCAGGAGCGTCAGGACGAGGCGGCGGCGTACTTCCGTGCGCAGCGGGCCAGCAGCGACTCCCCGGTCAGCGAGAAGACGCTGCGCGACCAGGAGAAGCGGGCCCGCCGCGCAGAGGCCCGGCGCGACGGGAAGCGCGACACCCGGCGCTGA